The segment AAACTCATCATTAAAAAAAACGTAATACCCTCACCCACTAACTCCAATAAAGTCAAAAGATTCCAAAAGCATACTCTGTTATTGATAATCATCCATCGCAAACTTTATggagaaaaaaaaataataatcttaCAAAGATTCAATAAACATATAAAAAACGGCCTTTCTATTGTGAGAAAAAAAAACTGTTGTGTAGGAAAGCGTTACAAAAACTTAATGCTTTTGCACTATGAAAAATTTGCACGACCTCCCTGTAGAATATGCATGCTGCTTGGAGTAAacagaaatgtttttttttttttccaaaaaatgtccaatACTAGAGTCACTGCAGAGTATGACTTCAATTCCTGACCAAATCATGGCCTGTGCGACTTtaatatccacaaaaaagaaaCGGCATCATAGGCCTAAGGTAGCACCCAGCAGAGAGAACGTGGGAATCCACGATAAATGAGCTCCCGTAATTTTTGGAGTCTCCATCTCCATatattttttctgaaaaaaaatcAACTCTCAAAAAAAAAAGGGGCCCCACAACATACTGATGTGGCAAGGAGAAAATTCAACCCATGACATGGCAAAATGTCTGATTTGGCTGCTGATAGAAGACAGGCAAGCACACAGCTCAAACTGGTGATCAAAGCTAGCAAAGTAGACAGCTGAAGCACACAACCAGCCAGCCAGCTCAACAAAGCACACAAGCAGCTCAAGCTGCTCAACCAGGCACACAAGTAGGCAGCTCAACAAAAATTCATAGCCAAAGTCTTAACAAGACCAacaaacctttgacatcaatgacaaataatccaacactttgtgagatgtatctttcaATTTTCATATTTATCACGTGTTTTGGAAAATCCAAAGATAAAAAGATCTTGCATAGAGTATTTGACATGAAAGTTTTTTGCATTAAAGAACACTCAACGGAGAAAATTAAACAAGAATTTTTGATAACGAAGAGATTTGTTGTGTTGCGCACACACACCCTGTCTCCAATATCTGATTTAATAGTGATTTAATGATATCAGTGATTTAATGGTAAGTGAGAGGATATCTGATCAATTTATAGTTTATACCATTGGAGATTTGCTAGCTGTAAGTCTCTatgcatggttagtctgagcctattATTGCTATCAGTTCAATTGTGGATATTTGTTTTGATTGTGCCAGGACTGGGTATCTAAATGAATATTATTGATCTAAAAATCCTTCatttccctttgaagattgcactgtttCTGTGGCGTTGTGAGTTTACCTCTGGCTAAGCAGGAATTGGTTTTATGTGAAGTCTGTCTACCCGCAGCACCAGCCATTACTATCATTGTCCTTAGATTCTCTAAACCCTACCACTTTGCTATTTATTTTTACCAGTTTGAGAAGTAAAGCATCAATTAGATTGCTCTACCAGATGCAAACCAGCTTGTTAGatgtgtaagtccctttgtgattaccaTCAAATCACATTATCACTGAGTTATCCTAAGCATAGTCAAGACCTGACACTAGAAACCTTGGGGTTATCTTGTTTGGACAGTCAGATGGCATAcaagatttccttattcaagagagaataAGATAGACTCCATGCATTTTATTCTGTGTTGACAGAAGTGCAAACTTCCCCATCAACAGAATTGAAAACTATAATTTATAAACTACTGAAAGAAACGGTAAAATGATTTTTATGTCAGAAGTATTCATAGAAAAAGgatagaaataatattaattttgTAGGGGAATTCCTAGATCCTCATTGAGCAGTAGGGAAAGTTTTGTTGTAATCTTATGTTTCATTGTGTTACTTAGTTTTATGGGGATTATGCTTGGGAGGCCTTTTGTAGCAGTCTGTGGTATTTTAAGACTTAGGATGCATAAAAGTGTCTTTTTGAACCACAGGTGGATGTTCATCTAGTCTGGTATATACACAGACAGAGACATTCATTTACCTAAAGAACTTGGTGAACTAATGAGAACTATAACATGCTTACACAGGTTTTAACGATGAAAGCATAAGGGAGTACACTAAGCTGCTGAGTTCATCCTATAAATAATTTTAGCTAGTCATGCAATTTCAGAAAAAGAGACcggcatttacattgtcattttatCCTTTCAGCTAGGCATATTCTATGTGAGAAACAAGGGAAGATGAACGAGGCATACAAGAAACTACAGGACGGGTGGCTGAGCAATGGAGACAAGGTGCCTCCGGCTGAATTTGCGAAGGTAATCTTCTAAACATGGTCTTTGTATCTGAAGATGGAATTATTGTTTACGTTATGTTGGTCCCATTAGGAGCATTTTTTTTATGCGTGACTATATAACAATATGTGGCATGACATTCAAATTGAATTTTGCTCTGTTGAAATCGCATCATATTTGTTGGTCTCATTAGGAGCATTGTTTTATGCGTGACTATATAACAATATGTGGCACTCCATGCAAATTGAATTTTGCTCTGTTGAAATTGcatcatattttttaaatttgcagTGACTTTGCTTTTCCCTTTTTATGGATGCATTGTTCGTTAACTTTTTCTGTTAGAGTTTCTACATGCTTTAAGGAGTGAAGCGTCAAATTCAACAAGTACAGAATTTATTTTTTTGTCGGtaataagattattttattaatagaaCCGGGATTGAAACTGGCCTGAACCAGTGGTGGCTACAATTAGGGAGCCACCTCCCCCCTCCAGCGGAGGGGCAATACAGTCACTCCCAACCAAACCCTTCTTACCTTTCTTCCGTTTCACCTCAATCCATCCATCCGCTTGAGCATTCTCTAGCAACTTCAGATTTTGGATCCCAGAATCCACTTTTTGGATAGTATGGTGCCCCTCCCTAAAACCTACAAAACAATCTCTTTGGGAACCAGACCCATCCTCCAACTTCTGATCAGCCACGACTTCACCCTCCATCTTTTGCTTAGACGCACAACCAACCTGTGTAGAGCTGTCAACCAAAGGAGAACCTCCATTATTTGCACACCCCAAACCACCGACTGCCCTTTGTATATTAATTGTTGGGTCCAAACCCTTATCACTAGAAAGATCCCCCatgatttttttttggggggggaggggACGGATCGCTGACCACCTTATCCACTGTATAAAAATGTGGAGTAACTTCTTTCCACCAAGATGCTGAACGCTTCACTCTAAGCCTAGAGCACGAATCAACAGCATGCCCCATCTTAAAACATCGCCTACATCTGAAAGGAATCCCTTCATAATCTACAGATCGAAGCCAGCTCCCTTTGGAGGATGTATTGGAAATTTCAGAAGGGAGGCCCATGGTTACATCCACCACAACCAACAGATGAGCGAAAGTAGTATGCAACAAATTTAACGAGTCTTCATCTGCCATTAAAAACGTACCTAAGGAGTTCCCGACAGCTTCAAAACAGGCATCAAACCAAATACTGCATTGGAAGGTTTGGAAGTCTGATCCAAAGAGGAGTCCGATCGAAGAACTCCGATTCAGGGTTGAAAGTCGGATGCCGCGGTTTCATCATCAAAATGTGTTTGTCCTCCCAACTCCAATGACCACTGCCGAGGACTTTGTTTCTGTCTGCCACACTTTGGAAAACCACAACGAAAAAGCCACGAGCATGTGGGTAGATCTGAACATAATCCTGCACCAAGGGTTCCCAATTAATTGCGATCCATTTGTGTAAATCACCAAGACTCGGCCATTTGCCTTTGAAGCGCCCAATAAGCCCTAACTCTGAGAAAACCACTtcattatgttcaacttccttctcAACCTCCGACAGAAAAATGGGGAGTTGATTTGGCTGTGGGGACTAAAGCCGTAGCAATAGGGGACGGGTTACTCATTCCATGGAAAACACCTCCCGGTGGAGAATAGGAAACCCTCTGGATTAACCCCCTCCCAACGCTTCCCCCCCTCCCACCTGTCCTTCGTGGAAATGGGCCAAGAGCGGGTTTGGAAACCAAAACCTTGACGCAAGCCATCAGCCCGAGCGTCTACGCGATGCTGGTTTCGTGCCTCCGCAGAACCGCCGGTCGCCTCCACACCCAGTTGGGTTTGAAACCCACCTCCCTTCACGACAGTTGCCCAACTTCGGGCCGCACGACCAGGGGAAGCAGGAACCCTAGCCCACGGGGCAACGCAGCACAACATCGCAGTTCTAACCAAAAAATTAACAAGTATAGAATTTTTAGTAGTTAGTAAGGTGGAGATAAATAGTATATATTCTCGAGTGTAGTATGCTGTAATTTAGAGCCATGTGATAATTTTTGTAACCTTAGTCTAGTAATTTTTGAGTTATTTAAATGTGTATGCACTACATCTTTGTTTGCTGTGTCTTCGTACAGGTCGCAGCTGAGTATTCAGAATGTCCATCAGGTAAAAAAGGTGGGGATCTTGGATGGTTTCCCCGAGGGAAGATGGCAGGCCCCTTTCAAGAGGTTGCTTTCAACACACCCATTGGAGCTACCAGCGTACCATTTAAGTCGACGTATGTTAACTGTTATCTGTTGTCAGTTTTAATCAATATAAATAATGTGGTATGTTTACATTTTGTTAGAACTCTATTTATCTGCATCTTACGTGGGAATAACTTGGATAAATTATTCACAATATGGTATTATTGCTGTTTTGT is part of the Cryptomeria japonica chromosome 10, Sugi_1.0, whole genome shotgun sequence genome and harbors:
- the LOC131077034 gene encoding uncharacterized protein LOC131077034: MGKDSKAKEASGKGKGKQASSGGGEEKGKGKGAKADGLGTCTYVKARHILCEKQGKMNEAYKKLQDGWLSNGDKVPPAEFAKVAAEYSECPSGKKGGDLGWFPRGKMAGPFQEVAFNTPIGATSVPFKSTHGYHVILVEGRKN